In the Nakamurella alba genome, one interval contains:
- a CDS encoding HAMP domain-containing sensor histidine kinase yields MRSPLVDKPVTTVSLRFRVVVSVVAVLAAVLVALGLVVSSLLGKALRTDLEQRLEDRAGYAVVLQERGITGQTLADALTGGGVFSTFTADGRQYVGDEENNTIGRPRPGGPFGAGQRPTLPQPSAEPTVSFAEADGMLTATVELRDGTLALQIGENEIQRTLSVLRTIEIIAGAIALALAAGLLTLVVGLALRPLRTMTDLARRIGAGDRGRRLRPTRPNTELGRTAAAFDDMLDSLESAERSAQQAEDRMRHFLADASHDLRTPLAGVIAGADSLLRADQDTLDRAEREERLVLIVRQARRAARLVDDLLVMARLDGAVENATTTVDLAELARNEVDALELRRPDLPPPHLVAAPTPVQADPDELRRAITNLLDNAAAVTPPGGRVRVSVGHDGRQAVAVIDDDGPGVAEGDRERIFDRFVRLTESRSTPGSGLGLPISRAIARRGGGDLVCVARPDGRPGARFEFRLPVAPVRELVGA; encoded by the coding sequence GTGAGGAGCCCGCTGGTGGACAAGCCGGTCACGACGGTGTCGCTGCGGTTCCGGGTGGTCGTCTCGGTGGTCGCAGTGCTCGCGGCGGTGCTGGTGGCGCTGGGCCTGGTGGTGAGCAGCCTGCTGGGCAAGGCGCTGCGCACCGACCTGGAGCAGCGGCTCGAGGACCGGGCCGGCTATGCCGTGGTGCTGCAGGAGCGGGGGATCACCGGGCAGACGCTGGCCGACGCGCTGACCGGGGGCGGGGTGTTCAGCACTTTCACCGCGGACGGCCGGCAGTACGTCGGCGACGAGGAGAACAACACGATCGGCCGGCCCCGTCCGGGTGGCCCGTTCGGCGCCGGTCAGCGACCGACGTTGCCGCAGCCGTCCGCCGAGCCGACGGTGTCCTTCGCCGAGGCGGACGGCATGCTGACCGCCACCGTCGAACTGCGCGACGGCACCCTCGCGCTGCAGATCGGGGAGAACGAGATCCAGCGCACGCTGTCGGTGCTCCGGACCATCGAGATCATCGCCGGTGCCATCGCTCTCGCGCTGGCTGCGGGGTTGCTGACGCTGGTCGTCGGGTTGGCGCTGCGGCCCCTGCGGACGATGACCGACCTGGCCCGGCGGATCGGTGCCGGTGACCGCGGCCGGCGGCTGCGGCCCACCCGGCCCAACACCGAACTCGGCCGTACCGCAGCGGCTTTCGACGACATGCTGGACAGCCTGGAGTCGGCCGAACGGTCGGCGCAGCAGGCGGAGGACCGGATGCGGCACTTCCTCGCCGACGCCTCGCACGACCTGCGTACCCCGCTGGCCGGAGTGATCGCCGGCGCCGACAGCCTGCTGCGGGCCGACCAGGACACCCTGGACCGGGCCGAGCGGGAGGAGCGGCTGGTGCTGATCGTCCGGCAGGCGCGCCGGGCCGCCCGGCTGGTCGACGACCTGCTGGTGATGGCGCGGTTGGACGGCGCGGTCGAGAACGCCACCACCACTGTCGATCTCGCGGAGCTGGCGCGGAACGAGGTGGACGCACTGGAGCTGCGCCGGCCGGACCTGCCGCCGCCGCACCTGGTCGCGGCGCCGACGCCGGTGCAAGCCGATCCCGACGAGCTGCGCCGGGCGATCACCAACCTGCTGGACAATGCCGCCGCCGTCACCCCACCCGGTGGTCGGGTGCGGGTGTCGGTGGGCCACGACGGCCGGCAGGCCGTGGCCGTCATCGATGACGACGGGCCGGGCGTCGCGGAGGGCGACCGGGAGCGGATCTTCGACCGGTTCGTCCGGCTCACCGAATCCCGGTCGACACCGGGATCCGGCCTGGGACTACCGATCTCACGCGCCATCGCGCGGCGGGGCGGTGGGGACCTGGTCTGTGTGGCGCGGCCGGACGGGCGGCCGGGTGCACGGTTCGAGTTCCGACTGCCGGTGGCGCCGGTGCGGGAGCTGGTCGGGGCCTGA
- a CDS encoding NADP-dependent oxidoreductase, producing MTVPAVGFEAFGGPDVLQPLMFDRPSPGSGEARVRVHASAVNPTDTLLRSGLTRVAAPPTAGGPIVPGWDLAGVVDAVGPGSRWQVGDRVAGIVIPGLVPGRGGYAREVVVADDHVVQVPDEVPLLAAATLPLNGLTAWQALDMIGPVATLGVSGAVGAVGGFVVALAVSRGVVVVADAAESDADFVRDSGAVVVPRGPGLADRFLVAVGPVDAVVDAALIGPSLAGAVRDDGAVAALRPVDFPLPRGIRRCDVRVPDAMRRPVLEELMSLVAVGALPLRVARTCSPDEVVEAHRQLEAGGVRGRIVIDWES from the coding sequence ATGACTGTTCCCGCTGTCGGATTTGAGGCCTTCGGTGGACCGGATGTGCTGCAGCCCTTGATGTTCGACCGTCCTTCGCCCGGATCTGGCGAGGCACGCGTCCGTGTCCACGCCTCGGCGGTCAACCCGACGGACACGTTGCTGCGGTCCGGGCTGACCCGGGTGGCCGCGCCGCCGACTGCTGGTGGGCCGATCGTGCCAGGGTGGGATCTCGCGGGTGTGGTGGACGCGGTCGGTCCCGGATCGCGGTGGCAGGTCGGGGACCGGGTGGCCGGGATCGTCATCCCCGGTCTGGTGCCCGGGCGCGGTGGCTACGCGCGAGAGGTGGTGGTCGCCGACGACCACGTGGTGCAGGTGCCGGACGAGGTGCCGCTGCTCGCCGCCGCGACACTGCCGCTCAACGGACTGACCGCCTGGCAGGCCCTCGACATGATCGGACCCGTTGCGACGCTGGGGGTGTCAGGCGCCGTCGGCGCGGTGGGCGGGTTCGTGGTCGCACTCGCGGTGTCGCGGGGTGTGGTGGTGGTCGCCGACGCGGCGGAATCTGATGCGGACTTCGTGCGGGACTCCGGCGCGGTGGTGGTGCCGCGCGGGCCGGGGCTCGCGGACCGGTTCCTGGTTGCCGTCGGCCCGGTGGACGCCGTCGTCGACGCGGCGCTGATCGGACCGTCATTGGCAGGTGCCGTCCGGGACGACGGCGCTGTCGCCGCCCTGCGCCCGGTCGACTTCCCGCTGCCACGCGGCATCCGCCGCTGCGACGTGCGGGTGCCGGACGCCATGCGCCGGCCGGTGCTGGAGGAGCTGATGTCGCTGGTCGCGGTCGGTGCGCTGCCGCTCCGGGTGGCCCGAACCTGTTCTCCGGATGAGGTTGTCGAGGCGCACCGTCAGTTGGAGGCCGGTGGGGTGCGCGGGCGGATCGTCATCGACTGGGAGTCCTGA
- a CDS encoding response regulator transcription factor, protein MSAPSAIRILLVEDDETLRTVVADALRDAGYLVAAVGDGDAALDLAAQHRPDLAVLDVMLPGRSGFQLAAALHEGSDLPVVFVTARDAVDDRLTGFDLGADDYLVKPFEIAELLARLRAVLRRTGRLSSPVVQVADLVIDEDSGIVLRDGRPLDLTATELRLLSYLARHRGRVLSKTQILTQVWGYDAYDPNLVEAFVSALRRKTELHGERLIHTVRGIGYRLSAPLAEAS, encoded by the coding sequence GTGAGCGCACCCTCCGCCATCCGCATCCTGCTCGTCGAGGACGACGAGACCCTGCGCACGGTCGTCGCGGATGCCCTCCGCGATGCCGGCTACCTGGTGGCCGCGGTCGGGGATGGCGACGCCGCGCTCGACCTGGCCGCGCAGCACCGCCCTGACCTGGCCGTTCTCGACGTGATGCTGCCCGGGCGGTCGGGGTTCCAGCTCGCTGCGGCGCTGCACGAGGGGTCCGACCTGCCGGTGGTGTTCGTGACCGCGCGGGATGCCGTCGACGATCGGCTGACCGGGTTCGACCTGGGCGCCGACGACTATCTGGTCAAGCCCTTCGAGATCGCCGAGCTGCTGGCCCGGCTGCGGGCGGTGCTGCGCCGCACCGGACGGCTGAGCTCGCCGGTGGTGCAGGTCGCGGACCTGGTGATCGACGAAGACTCCGGGATCGTGCTGCGGGACGGCCGGCCGCTCGATCTCACCGCCACCGAACTCCGATTGCTCAGCTACCTGGCTCGGCATCGCGGCCGGGTGCTGTCCAAGACGCAGATCCTCACCCAGGTGTGGGGGTACGACGCGTACGACCCGAACCTGGTCGAGGCGTTCGTCTCGGCGCTGCGGCGCAAGACCGAGCTCCACGGCGAGCGGCTGATCCACACCGTGCGCGGCATCGGCTACCGGCTCAGCGCCCCGCTGGCGGAGGCGTCGTGA
- a CDS encoding FAD-binding protein, which yields MTVSWDHTVDVVAIGSGGGGLLAGIAAREAGGQALVIEKRDLLGGSTAMSGGVVWLPNNPLMQRDGIADSDELGMEYFGATVGDVGAASSDERRRAFLTEGQAMIRMLMRKGARLVRCPGYSDYYSNNLGGNAAGRSMEPAAFDGSELGEWLPLIQSGLAKGVGMNVMTNELRDLQYFNRSLKSLRIAARVQLRTWRAQLLRRPVLTNGTALVARLVQAAVASGVELWTGAAFDDFVVEDGRVVGVRVIRDGRVLLVQARRGVVVAAGGFARNAEMREEFGGTQRTDPAWSSSNPGDTGDALRAAIKLGAETDLMDEAWWLPGPSPAFGMSTLTAARNRPNTIMVDAAGRRFVNESNSYVEVGKAMFARNRTSTAVPAWLVFDEHYRRRYAHRRSLLVGRLPKEWLSSGLLVQASSLEELASKCGIDPAGLADQVARWNRHAEQGRDPEFGRGTSAYNDCLGDPGPGVPNPAVGPIDKPPYYAFQLFPGDVGTCGGVLTDAQARVLGADGPIPGLYATGNGTATVMGRHYLGAGASIAYSMIFGYIGARHAMAQVPAVVA from the coding sequence ATGACCGTCAGCTGGGACCACACCGTCGACGTGGTGGCGATCGGCAGCGGGGGCGGCGGCCTGCTCGCCGGGATCGCCGCGCGGGAGGCCGGTGGCCAGGCGCTGGTGATCGAGAAGCGTGATCTGCTCGGTGGTTCCACCGCCATGTCCGGCGGTGTGGTGTGGCTGCCGAACAACCCGCTGATGCAGCGGGACGGCATCGCGGACTCCGACGAACTGGGCATGGAGTACTTCGGGGCGACCGTCGGCGACGTCGGTGCGGCGTCGTCCGACGAGCGGCGCCGGGCGTTCCTGACCGAGGGCCAGGCGATGATCCGGATGCTGATGCGCAAGGGCGCCCGCCTGGTCCGCTGCCCCGGGTACAGCGACTACTACTCGAACAATCTCGGCGGCAACGCGGCCGGGCGCTCGATGGAGCCGGCTGCCTTCGACGGGTCGGAGCTGGGGGAGTGGCTGCCGCTGATCCAGTCCGGGCTCGCCAAGGGCGTCGGGATGAACGTGATGACCAACGAGCTGCGAGATCTGCAGTACTTCAACAGATCTCTGAAGTCCTTGCGGATCGCCGCCCGGGTGCAGCTGCGCACCTGGCGGGCGCAGCTGCTGCGCAGGCCGGTGCTGACCAACGGCACCGCACTGGTGGCGCGGCTGGTGCAGGCCGCGGTGGCGAGCGGTGTCGAGCTGTGGACCGGCGCTGCCTTCGACGACTTCGTGGTCGAGGACGGCCGCGTCGTCGGGGTGCGGGTGATCCGGGACGGCCGGGTGCTGCTGGTGCAGGCGCGGCGCGGGGTGGTCGTCGCCGCAGGCGGTTTCGCCCGGAACGCGGAGATGCGCGAGGAGTTCGGCGGAACCCAACGGACGGACCCGGCCTGGTCGTCGTCGAACCCCGGGGACACCGGTGATGCGCTGCGGGCGGCGATCAAGCTGGGCGCCGAGACCGATCTGATGGACGAGGCGTGGTGGCTGCCGGGGCCGTCGCCCGCCTTCGGGATGAGCACGCTGACCGCCGCGCGGAACCGGCCGAACACCATCATGGTCGACGCGGCCGGCCGGCGGTTCGTCAACGAGAGCAACTCCTACGTCGAGGTCGGCAAGGCGATGTTCGCCCGGAACCGGACGTCGACCGCCGTGCCGGCCTGGCTGGTGTTCGACGAGCACTACCGGCGGCGGTACGCGCACCGGCGCAGCCTGCTGGTCGGACGGCTGCCGAAGGAATGGCTGTCCTCCGGGCTGCTCGTGCAGGCGTCGTCGCTGGAGGAGCTCGCGTCGAAGTGTGGGATCGATCCGGCGGGGCTGGCGGATCAGGTGGCGCGCTGGAACCGGCACGCCGAGCAGGGGCGGGATCCGGAGTTCGGCCGCGGGACCTCCGCCTACAACGACTGTCTCGGTGATCCCGGGCCGGGCGTGCCGAACCCGGCGGTCGGGCCGATCGACAAGCCGCCCTACTACGCCTTCCAGCTGTTCCCGGGTGACGTGGGGACCTGTGGTGGCGTACTGACCGATGCCCAGGCGCGGGTGCTCGGCGCGGACGGGCCCATCCCCGGGCTGTATGCGACCGGCAACGGGACGGCGACCGTGATGGGTCGGCACTACCTCGGCGCCGGCGCGAGCATCGCCTACTCCATGATCTTCGGCTACATCGGGGCGCGGCACGCGATGGCGCAGGTGCCGGCGGTGGTGGCCTGA
- a CDS encoding biotin/lipoyl-containing protein, which translates to MSDRVALSIPKVSMGTEEATFVDWIVGDGDPVSVGDPIYSVETEKVETEVEAAASGVLRHGDVEADETYPVGTEVGWIETS; encoded by the coding sequence GTGTCTGACCGCGTCGCGCTGTCCATCCCCAAGGTCTCCATGGGCACCGAGGAGGCCACCTTCGTCGACTGGATCGTCGGCGACGGTGATCCGGTGAGCGTGGGCGACCCGATCTACAGCGTGGAGACCGAGAAGGTCGAGACCGAGGTGGAGGCGGCGGCGTCCGGGGTGCTCCGGCACGGCGACGTCGAGGCCGACGAGACCTACCCGGTGGGCACCGAGGTCGGCTGGATCGAGACGTCATGA
- a CDS encoding thiamine pyrophosphate-dependent dehydrogenase E1 component subunit alpha, protein MTSLQDAPPDSTTAESVTKEQLSRLFSSMAREEAVDVRIRNGIKRGEFATVIWPSRGQEAISAAIGLALRPDDRLVTTYRGLHDHVAKGVPLPEIIGEVLGTSTGASRGKGGTMHIADPDHGVMMTTGIVGSGVPVAVGLALAAVKDGVDRVAVVTFGDGATNTGSFHEGVNLAAVWKLPVIFVCQNNLYAEMTPVEETMAIEHVAQRALGLGLPGVTVDGNDPVATYQVIRDAVALARAGGGPTLIEAVTFRFEGHYAGDGGKYIPAEQYAEAKLHDPMVTFPRFLLENGFTAAELDEIRQQAADEVEAAVKVVVAAPPADLEEIRTDVYADGLVVTHD, encoded by the coding sequence ATGACATCGTTGCAGGACGCCCCACCCGACAGCACCACCGCCGAATCGGTGACGAAAGAACAGTTGAGCCGGCTGTTCTCGTCCATGGCGCGGGAAGAGGCGGTGGACGTCCGCATCCGGAACGGGATCAAGCGCGGTGAGTTCGCGACGGTGATCTGGCCGTCCCGCGGGCAGGAGGCCATCTCCGCCGCCATCGGTCTGGCCCTTCGCCCGGACGACCGGCTGGTCACCACCTACCGCGGGCTGCACGACCACGTCGCCAAGGGGGTACCGCTGCCGGAGATCATCGGCGAGGTGCTGGGCACCTCCACCGGCGCCTCCCGCGGCAAGGGCGGCACCATGCACATCGCCGACCCGGACCACGGCGTGATGATGACGACCGGCATCGTCGGCTCCGGCGTCCCGGTGGCGGTCGGGCTGGCGCTGGCGGCGGTCAAGGACGGGGTCGACCGGGTGGCCGTGGTGACCTTCGGCGACGGCGCCACCAACACCGGGTCCTTCCACGAGGGCGTGAATCTCGCCGCGGTGTGGAAGCTCCCGGTGATCTTCGTCTGCCAGAACAACCTCTATGCCGAGATGACCCCGGTCGAGGAGACCATGGCGATCGAACACGTCGCCCAGCGGGCGCTCGGCCTGGGGCTGCCCGGGGTGACCGTGGACGGCAACGACCCGGTCGCGACCTACCAGGTGATCCGCGACGCGGTCGCCCTCGCCCGGGCCGGTGGGGGACCCACCCTGATCGAGGCGGTCACCTTCCGGTTCGAGGGGCACTACGCCGGGGACGGCGGCAAGTACATCCCGGCCGAGCAGTACGCCGAGGCCAAGCTGCACGACCCGATGGTCACTTTCCCGCGCTTCCTGCTCGAGAACGGCTTCACCGCAGCGGAACTCGACGAGATCCGGCAGCAGGCCGCCGACGAGGTCGAGGCCGCCGTCAAGGTGGTCGTCGCAGCCCCACCTGCGGATCTCGAGGAGATCCGCACCGATGTCTACGCCGACGGATTGGTGGTCACCCATGACTGA
- a CDS encoding class I SAM-dependent methyltransferase has protein sequence MPETRHHQHQHSHHQHGQQAPEHNEELAELLDLDAEVLGPFLDQETARIAERVSSPARILDLGAGTGTGTLALARRFPGAEIIAVDTDPGMVARLQEKLNQHGLADRITALQVDLDTDWPSTGPLDVVWAAQSMHHMADPAAVLARALESLRPGGVLAVLELDGPPRFLPEDLGIGRPGLERRMREVVAARHHHQLPHLGDNWTPIIEAAGFTDVVLREVQVALDPPHPEIIGRYAFGTLSRMRGSVGEHLDPDDRATLDALVGDGPDGLVRRQDLEVRSLRSNWVATRP, from the coding sequence ATGCCCGAGACACGTCACCACCAGCACCAGCACAGCCACCACCAGCACGGTCAGCAGGCGCCGGAGCACAACGAGGAGCTCGCCGAGCTGCTGGACCTGGACGCCGAGGTGCTCGGCCCGTTCCTCGACCAGGAGACCGCACGCATCGCCGAGCGGGTGTCGTCGCCGGCTCGCATTCTGGATCTCGGGGCCGGCACCGGTACCGGGACCCTGGCGTTGGCCCGACGATTCCCGGGCGCCGAGATCATTGCGGTGGACACTGATCCCGGGATGGTGGCTCGGCTGCAGGAGAAGCTGAACCAGCATGGCCTGGCCGACCGGATCACTGCTCTGCAGGTCGATCTCGACACCGACTGGCCGTCGACCGGACCGCTGGACGTGGTGTGGGCGGCGCAGTCGATGCACCACATGGCCGACCCCGCGGCGGTGCTGGCTCGCGCACTCGAGTCCTTGCGTCCGGGCGGGGTGCTGGCCGTCCTGGAGCTCGACGGTCCGCCGCGCTTCCTCCCCGAGGACCTCGGCATCGGGCGGCCGGGGCTCGAGCGACGGATGCGGGAGGTCGTCGCCGCCCGGCACCACCACCAGCTGCCGCACCTCGGGGACAACTGGACGCCGATCATCGAGGCGGCAGGTTTCACCGATGTGGTGCTGCGCGAGGTGCAGGTCGCTCTCGACCCGCCGCACCCGGAGATCATCGGCCGCTACGCATTCGGCACCCTCTCTCGGATGCGCGGGTCGGTCGGCGAGCACCTGGATCCCGACGACCGGGCGACGCTGGATGCGTTGGTCGGCGACGGTCCGGACGGGTTGGTGCGCCGGCAGGACCTGGAGGTGCGGTCGCTGCGCAGCAACTGGGTGGCCACCCGACCCTGA
- a CDS encoding alpha-ketoacid dehydrogenase subunit beta has translation MTETQTLSIREAINQGLDEALRLDPKVFLLGEDLADPAAGVNAVTRGLATAHGMDRVMNTPISEAAIVGAAVGAAIEGYRPVAEIMIMDFIGIAMDQIVNHAAKLRYMSGGRTSCPLTVRTAVFAGTGSGGTHSQSLEAWFMHVPGLKVVYPSNPADAKGLLLSSIFDPDPVLFMEASRLYGVKGDVPVGDGYRVPIGKAAIARPGTDLSIITYGLATSASLSAAEALAAEGISAEVIDLRTLLPLDIDTVVESVGRTRRAVIAHNATTVAGPGAEIAAQVSAKLFGALDGPVERVGARFTPIPARASEAAVTLNVADILSAARRTLGVVGV, from the coding sequence ATGACTGAGACCCAGACCCTCTCCATCCGGGAAGCGATCAACCAGGGCCTGGACGAGGCCCTGCGCCTCGACCCGAAGGTGTTCCTGCTCGGCGAGGACCTCGCCGATCCGGCGGCCGGCGTCAACGCGGTGACCCGCGGCCTGGCCACCGCGCATGGCATGGATCGCGTGATGAACACGCCGATCTCGGAGGCGGCCATCGTCGGCGCCGCGGTCGGAGCGGCCATCGAGGGCTACCGTCCGGTCGCCGAGATCATGATCATGGACTTCATCGGTATCGCGATGGACCAGATCGTCAACCACGCCGCGAAGCTCCGCTACATGTCCGGCGGGCGGACGTCCTGCCCGCTGACCGTGCGCACCGCGGTGTTCGCCGGCACCGGCTCCGGCGGCACCCACTCGCAGTCACTGGAGGCATGGTTCATGCACGTGCCCGGGCTGAAGGTGGTCTACCCGAGCAACCCGGCGGACGCGAAAGGCCTGCTGCTGTCCTCGATCTTCGACCCGGACCCGGTGCTGTTCATGGAGGCGTCCCGGCTGTACGGGGTGAAGGGCGACGTGCCGGTCGGCGACGGGTACCGGGTGCCGATCGGCAAGGCGGCGATCGCCCGGCCGGGCACCGACCTGTCCATCATCACCTACGGGCTGGCCACCTCCGCGTCGTTGTCCGCGGCCGAAGCGCTGGCAGCGGAGGGGATCTCGGCGGAGGTGATCGACCTGCGCACCTTGCTGCCGCTGGACATCGACACCGTGGTGGAGTCGGTCGGGCGGACCCGGCGCGCGGTCATCGCACACAACGCGACCACGGTGGCCGGGCCGGGCGCCGAGATCGCGGCGCAGGTGTCGGCCAAGCTGTTCGGTGCGCTGGACGGACCGGTGGAGCGGGTGGGTGCGCGGTTCACGCCGATCCCGGCCCGGGCATCGGAGGCCGCGGTCACGTTGAACGTGGCGGACATCCTGAGCGCCGCCCGTCGCACGCTGGGGGTCGTCGGTGTCTGA
- a CDS encoding helix-turn-helix transcriptional regulator — translation MKQEEDLDAVIRARIKGLRAARGWSLDALAARCFLSPSTLSRIETGHRRIALDQLVPIAKALGTTLDALVEQGGDDDVVIRPTVDEDRGTTTWQLNNDRAPGGVSVVKMRFEERPPIPRDQLRVHPGRDWFTVLSGTARLQLGDRTILVQPGEAAEFSTMEPHAFGAHGGPVEVLMLFDQNGERAHMLHRAGGA, via the coding sequence ATGAAGCAAGAGGAAGATCTCGATGCGGTGATCCGTGCTCGCATCAAAGGCCTGCGTGCGGCGCGCGGCTGGTCGCTCGACGCCCTGGCGGCCAGGTGTTTCCTGAGCCCGTCGACACTGAGCCGGATCGAGACCGGTCACCGGCGGATCGCGCTCGATCAGCTGGTGCCGATCGCGAAGGCACTCGGCACCACCCTCGACGCACTGGTCGAGCAGGGCGGCGACGACGACGTGGTGATCCGCCCGACCGTCGACGAGGACCGCGGCACTACCACCTGGCAGCTGAACAACGACCGCGCACCGGGCGGGGTCAGCGTGGTCAAGATGCGCTTCGAGGAGCGCCCGCCGATCCCCCGCGACCAGCTCCGCGTGCACCCCGGCCGCGACTGGTTCACCGTGCTGTCCGGCACCGCCCGGTTGCAGCTCGGCGACCGCACGATCCTGGTGCAACCCGGTGAGGCGGCGGAGTTCTCGACCATGGAGCCGCACGCCTTCGGCGCCCACGGCGGCCCGGTCGAGGTGCTGATGCTCTTCGACCAGAACGGCGAGCGCGCGCACATGCTGCACCGCGCCGGAGGCGCGTGA
- a CDS encoding aromatic ring-hydroxylating oxygenase subunit alpha encodes MTLTENLPAAAIEAALAHGPNGTEVNSRVPFHMTDWLHVPTERYYSREFFELEKQKLWTHVWQMAAREEEIPQAGDFVEYEIVGQSLLIVRQTDGSVKALHNACRHRATELGKGCGRFPGNQIVCPFHGWRWRTDGSISHVFGREGFDAATVNPDDIRLREAKCETWGGHVWVNLDLSAPPLREALFPAADILERNGVQRMKAKWWKEAIINCNWKLAQEAFFEGWHVKQTHPQLYTYVDEPDSETNLQNTEYTPFVNGHGRFQSGDAREGYGGKPDFLQAARLNWQGQDAMTLERDITVFESVAGGMDTRDPAYTKKAIDALFDFWKGAGVPAPDRTPEVLRMWGGDIHLFPNYLMLPMYANSLAYRVRPYNDDPDWCRFEVWSLTTYPEGHDNGRLEIAGTFDKDDADHWGLIPRQDFANLERMQRGIKNQSLTHTTLSELWEVTISNMHQELDRRLAVEY; translated from the coding sequence ATGACCTTGACCGAGAACCTGCCCGCCGCCGCGATCGAGGCGGCACTGGCCCACGGGCCGAACGGGACCGAGGTGAACTCCCGGGTCCCGTTCCACATGACCGACTGGCTGCACGTGCCGACGGAGCGGTACTACTCGCGGGAGTTCTTCGAGCTGGAGAAGCAGAAGCTGTGGACCCACGTGTGGCAGATGGCCGCCCGCGAGGAGGAGATCCCGCAGGCCGGCGACTTCGTCGAGTACGAGATCGTCGGGCAGTCGCTGCTGATCGTCCGGCAGACCGACGGCAGCGTGAAGGCACTGCACAACGCGTGCCGGCACCGCGCCACCGAGCTCGGCAAGGGTTGCGGGCGGTTCCCCGGCAACCAGATCGTCTGCCCGTTCCACGGCTGGCGGTGGCGGACCGACGGCTCGATCAGCCACGTGTTCGGCCGGGAGGGCTTCGACGCGGCGACCGTCAACCCGGACGACATCCGGCTGCGTGAGGCGAAGTGCGAGACCTGGGGCGGTCACGTCTGGGTCAACCTGGACCTGTCTGCGCCGCCGCTGCGCGAGGCGCTGTTCCCCGCGGCCGACATCCTGGAGCGCAACGGTGTGCAGCGGATGAAGGCGAAGTGGTGGAAGGAAGCCATCATCAACTGCAACTGGAAGCTGGCCCAGGAGGCCTTCTTCGAGGGCTGGCACGTCAAGCAGACGCACCCGCAGCTGTACACCTACGTGGACGAGCCGGACAGCGAGACCAACCTGCAGAACACCGAGTACACGCCGTTCGTCAACGGCCACGGGCGTTTCCAGAGCGGCGACGCCCGCGAGGGCTACGGTGGCAAGCCGGACTTCCTGCAGGCTGCCCGGCTGAACTGGCAGGGCCAGGACGCGATGACGCTGGAGCGGGACATCACCGTCTTCGAGTCGGTGGCCGGCGGCATGGACACCCGGGACCCGGCCTACACGAAGAAGGCGATCGACGCCCTGTTCGACTTCTGGAAGGGCGCCGGCGTCCCGGCCCCGGACCGCACGCCCGAGGTGTTGCGGATGTGGGGCGGTGACATCCACCTGTTCCCGAACTACCTGATGCTGCCGATGTACGCGAACTCGCTGGCCTACCGGGTGCGGCCGTACAACGACGACCCGGACTGGTGCCGCTTCGAGGTGTGGTCGCTGACCACCTATCCCGAGGGTCACGACAACGGCCGGCTGGAGATCGCCGGCACCTTCGACAAGGACGACGCCGATCACTGGGGCCTCATCCCCCGGCAGGACTTCGCCAACCTGGAGCGGATGCAGCGCGGGATCAAGAACCAGAGCCTGACCCACACCACGCTGTCCGAGCTGTGGGAGGTCACCATCTCCAACATGCACCAGGAGCTGGACCGCCGGCTGGCCGTCGAGTACTGA
- a CDS encoding 2Fe-2S iron-sulfur cluster-binding protein, which translates to MPKVRVLPAGVDLEVREGEAVAEAAWRQGYVWPTQCWGQADCMSCFTRIVDGELCAVPAEELELDAVRLKMAGRMRNDPLIRLACQLRCRGEGLVLEKKGFRPAEERDHNMAGEPVESGRA; encoded by the coding sequence ATGCCGAAGGTGAGGGTGCTGCCGGCCGGGGTCGACCTGGAAGTGCGCGAGGGCGAAGCGGTCGCCGAGGCCGCCTGGCGGCAGGGGTACGTCTGGCCGACGCAGTGCTGGGGCCAGGCGGACTGCATGAGCTGCTTCACCCGGATCGTCGACGGGGAGCTGTGCGCCGTGCCCGCGGAGGAGCTGGAGCTGGACGCGGTGCGGCTGAAGATGGCCGGCCGGATGCGGAACGACCCGCTGATCCGGCTGGCGTGCCAGTTGCGTTGCCGGGGCGAGGGTCTCGTCCTGGAGAAGAAGGGTTTCCGCCCGGCGGAGGAACGCGACCACAACATGGCCGGGGAACCGGTCGAATCAGGAAGAGCGTGA